A genomic segment from Opitutales bacterium encodes:
- a CDS encoding chloramphenicol phosphotransferase, with protein sequence MIAIILNGTSSSGKSSIAKRLQARSRVPMIHASLDTFTDMFDWKSVLEADQRGCHAAGVDNFHRCLPVLASSSYPIVVDHVFEKMAWHEACFRALESRSIFFVGVYCPLLVLEERERARGDRRVGLARMQYERVHDGKDYDLELNTAEMSADVCAIEILESIER encoded by the coding sequence ATGATCGCGATTATATTGAATGGTACTTCGAGTTCGGGCAAATCGAGTATCGCGAAGCGTTTGCAGGCACGTTCACGGGTCCCTATGATCCATGCATCGCTGGATACATTTACTGATATGTTCGATTGGAAGTCGGTGTTGGAAGCAGATCAAAGAGGGTGCCACGCAGCAGGTGTGGATAATTTCCACAGATGCCTGCCAGTTTTGGCATCGAGCAGTTACCCCATCGTTGTGGATCATGTATTTGAGAAGATGGCATGGCATGAAGCCTGTTTTCGTGCCCTCGAGAGTCGGAGTATTTTCTTCGTGGGTGTATATTGTCCTCTGCTCGTCTTAGAGGAAAGAGAACGTGCCCGAGGTGATCGCCGAGTAGGACTCGCGAGAATGCAATATGAGCGGGTTCATGACGGAAAGGACTACGACTTAGAGCTAAATACCGCAGAAATGAGCGCTGATGTGTGTGCCATAGAGATTCTTGAGAGTATCGAGCGATGA
- a CDS encoding glyoxalase gives MRVSLTSIPVEDPIAAHRVYTELFGFKSERFELEAELAVVTASDGGASTSLLLEPMGAEFVRDFQKKVYDSGLPIIVFGVDDLPAEVERLKQAGLIFREDLANPDWEMENLFEDSCGNIVMLQANEKAS, from the coding sequence ATGAGAGTCTCCCTAACCAGCATCCCTGTCGAAGATCCAATTGCGGCTCACCGCGTTTACACCGAATTGTTTGGGTTCAAATCCGAGCGCTTTGAGCTTGAGGCAGAGTTAGCGGTTGTTACCGCTTCTGATGGTGGGGCAAGTACTTCGCTGCTGCTAGAACCCATGGGCGCAGAATTTGTCAGGGATTTCCAAAAGAAAGTCTATGATTCTGGTTTGCCAATCATCGTTTTCGGCGTCGACGACCTGCCTGCTGAGGTCGAAAGGCTGAAACAAGCTGGTCTCATTTTCCGCGAAGACTTGGCTAATCCAGATTGGGAAATGGAGAATCTATTCGAGGACTCTTGCGGCAACATCGTGATGCTTCAGGCCAATGAGAAGGCTAGCTAG
- a CDS encoding N-acetyltransferase family protein, with protein MRNGEQGIAIRKGELDDLARLTEIYNHYVENTAITFDIDPFTIEQRREAWLVKYSDSAIYRLLVAVCDGLVIGYATSGKFREKPAYTSSVETSVYLDSKHTRSGVGTALYNQLFKELKRTPIHRAYAGITLPNEGSIALHQKMGFKQIGRYHEVGFKFGKYHDVMWFEKAL; from the coding sequence ATGAGAAATGGAGAGCAGGGAATCGCGATCAGAAAAGGTGAGCTTGATGACTTGGCTCGGTTGACCGAAATCTATAACCATTACGTCGAGAATACCGCCATCACTTTTGACATCGATCCGTTTACGATCGAGCAACGAAGAGAGGCTTGGTTGGTGAAATACAGTGATTCAGCGATCTATCGGCTTTTGGTAGCAGTATGCGACGGGCTCGTTATCGGCTATGCAACTAGCGGCAAATTCCGGGAAAAGCCAGCTTACACCTCTTCGGTAGAGACCAGTGTATACCTCGACTCTAAACATACCCGGTCCGGTGTTGGGACCGCTTTATATAATCAGCTATTCAAGGAGCTGAAGCGGACACCGATTCACCGTGCCTACGCGGGTATTACCCTGCCCAACGAAGGCTCGATCGCGCTACACCAAAAGATGGGCTTCAAGCAGATCGGAAGGTATCATGAGGTGGGTTTCAAATTTGGGAAATATCACGATGTTATGTGGTTTGAGAAGGCCCTGTGA
- the fbaA gene encoding class II fructose-bisphosphate aldolase: MPIATPSQYAAMLDAAQQGNYAYPAVNVTSTETINAALKGFADAKSDGIIQFSTGGGQFASGLNNKDAAYGAIVLAEVAHRLAEQYDVLIGLHTDHCQPAKAVEFLKPLIEATAKRRAEGKGNLFNSHMLDGSELPLEENMAVSKEYLKLCAEHEIILEVEAGVVGGEEDGAAGSADTPAEKLYTTPEDMVAVYEALNGLGRFMFAATFGNVHGSYKPGTVKLRPEILRDGQAAVTSKYGDSAAFDLVFHGGSGSEKSQITETLGYGVIKMNIDTDTQYAFTRPIVDHMMKNYDGVLKADGEVGNKKAYDPRAYLKKGEEAMAARMGEACSDLESDGKTLFGKI; encoded by the coding sequence ATGCCAATCGCCACGCCTTCACAGTATGCAGCCATGCTCGATGCCGCTCAACAGGGTAACTACGCCTACCCAGCGGTGAACGTCACATCGACTGAAACTATCAATGCCGCCCTCAAGGGGTTTGCCGATGCTAAGTCGGATGGCATCATTCAATTCTCTACGGGCGGGGGTCAATTTGCTTCTGGCCTAAATAATAAAGACGCGGCCTACGGTGCTATCGTATTGGCCGAAGTCGCTCATCGCCTAGCCGAGCAATACGATGTGCTCATCGGCCTCCATACGGATCACTGCCAACCCGCCAAGGCAGTAGAATTCCTCAAGCCGCTCATCGAAGCGACCGCTAAACGTCGCGCTGAGGGCAAGGGCAACCTATTCAACAGCCACATGCTTGACGGTTCAGAACTCCCTCTCGAAGAAAACATGGCTGTTTCTAAGGAGTATCTAAAGCTCTGTGCCGAGCATGAGATCATCCTCGAAGTTGAGGCGGGTGTCGTCGGTGGAGAGGAAGATGGCGCGGCTGGTTCTGCAGACACCCCAGCCGAAAAGCTTTACACCACACCTGAAGACATGGTTGCCGTATACGAAGCGCTCAATGGGCTAGGCCGCTTCATGTTTGCTGCGACTTTCGGAAATGTCCATGGATCTTACAAGCCTGGCACGGTGAAACTCCGCCCCGAAATCCTTCGCGACGGACAGGCTGCCGTGACTTCGAAATATGGCGACTCCGCGGCCTTTGACCTCGTTTTCCACGGTGGCTCTGGTTCTGAGAAGAGCCAAATCACCGAAACACTTGGGTATGGGGTCATTAAGATGAACATCGATACCGATACCCAATACGCCTTCACCCGCCCCATCGTCGATCACATGATGAAAAACTACGACGGCGTGCTCAAAGCCGACGGTGAAGTAGGAAATAAAAAGGCCTACGACCCACGTGCTTATCTCAAGAAAGGTGAAGAGGCGATGGCTGCCCGTATGGGAGAAGCCTGTTCCGACCTCGAGTCCGACGGCAAGACCCTCTTCGGAAAAATTTAA
- a CDS encoding purine-nucleoside phosphorylase, whose protein sequence is MDNPLSFLSQSLGDFKPEIGLILGSGLGFFADQAIEDAKTIPYDTIPGFPRSTVEEHKGQFVIGKVLGKNVICMQGRFHFYEGYALDQVVLPIRIMAHLGIKTLFVTNAAGGINKSFVPGTLMMLTDHINFMGTNPLIGPNDDALGPRFPDMSTVYSERLRAAARPIANDLDIHFAEGVYLACTGPSYETPAEIGMFRTLGADAVGMSTVPEAIVANHACIEVCGISCITNLAAGMSGEALSHEEVTETANRVRDSFASLLEQLIGHA, encoded by the coding sequence ATGGATAACCCCCTGTCCTTCCTCTCTCAATCTTTGGGAGACTTTAAACCGGAGATCGGCCTCATACTTGGCAGCGGCCTCGGATTTTTCGCTGATCAAGCTATCGAGGATGCTAAAACCATCCCCTACGACACCATTCCTGGCTTCCCGCGCTCCACTGTCGAGGAACACAAAGGACAGTTTGTTATCGGAAAGGTGCTCGGCAAAAACGTCATCTGTATGCAAGGGCGCTTTCATTTTTATGAAGGTTATGCGCTCGATCAGGTTGTTCTGCCGATCCGGATTATGGCGCATCTGGGTATCAAAACACTGTTCGTGACCAATGCTGCTGGTGGCATCAATAAGAGCTTCGTTCCCGGCACGCTCATGATGTTGACCGACCACATCAACTTTATGGGAACCAATCCACTTATCGGGCCAAACGACGACGCCCTGGGTCCACGATTCCCTGACATGAGCACAGTGTATTCTGAGCGTTTGCGCGCTGCGGCTCGACCCATTGCAAACGACCTTGATATTCACTTTGCGGAGGGCGTTTATCTTGCGTGCACCGGTCCGAGTTACGAAACCCCGGCAGAAATCGGGATGTTTCGTACGCTCGGGGCAGATGCAGTGGGTATGTCCACGGTGCCGGAAGCCATCGTTGCCAACCACGCGTGTATAGAAGTATGTGGTATCTCATGCATTACTAACCTGGCTGCCGGGATGAGCGGCGAAGCGCTGTCTCACGAGGAAGTAACTGAGACCGCCAACCGCGTTCGTGATTCCTTCGCTTCTCTACTCGAGCAGTTGATTGGGCACGCCTAG
- a CDS encoding site-specific DNA-methyltransferase, whose translation MPKDARPDHTRELFPIESVQKLPTRLSGFLDQVRSFDAFGKPTQVEYVDGLHTLPIAYHTNEFWTSKQRDAHSIHEVSYRACFKPQLPAFFIDRLTEPGDIVHDPFTGRGTTLVEAALLERVPSGNDANPLSKILTQPRLDPPDLEAILERLDSLDLDGYSGPLESFLIPFYHPETARHIHALRNNLLSKADGGTADGVDSWIQMVATNRLTGHSPGFFSVYTMPPNQAVTADRQRLINVKRSQVPPIRDVKAIIAKKTQALLKDIAHKRPEAKTEDAIRHQSADETYPLKKNSVALVVTSPPFIDTVDYKTDNWLRCWFNGIDPNSIDFWQFRKPEDWVEAMLSTLRALHRILKPGGVVAFEVGEVRKGKILLEQLLLPHLHTTGLHPLMVMVNQQDFTKTANTWGVHNKTAGTNTNRILVLFKPE comes from the coding sequence ATGCCAAAGGACGCGCGACCAGACCATACCCGCGAGCTGTTCCCGATCGAATCGGTCCAGAAGCTCCCTACCCGACTTAGCGGATTTTTAGACCAGGTTCGAAGTTTTGATGCCTTCGGCAAACCCACCCAGGTGGAATATGTCGACGGGCTGCACACTCTACCGATTGCTTACCACACCAACGAATTTTGGACTTCGAAACAACGCGATGCTCACTCTATTCACGAGGTCTCATACCGGGCTTGTTTTAAGCCGCAGCTCCCCGCCTTCTTTATCGACCGTCTTACAGAGCCAGGCGACATCGTGCATGATCCGTTTACCGGCCGCGGCACAACTCTGGTTGAAGCCGCACTCCTTGAACGGGTGCCGTCGGGTAATGACGCCAATCCTCTCAGCAAGATCCTTACACAGCCCCGGCTGGATCCGCCGGATCTGGAAGCCATTCTAGAGCGTTTAGATTCACTGGATTTAGATGGCTATTCCGGACCGCTTGAGTCCTTTCTTATCCCGTTTTACCATCCTGAGACAGCTCGCCACATCCATGCCTTACGCAACAATTTGTTGAGTAAAGCAGATGGGGGCACCGCAGATGGAGTAGACTCATGGATTCAGATGGTGGCCACCAATCGGCTAACCGGTCATTCGCCAGGTTTCTTTTCGGTCTATACCATGCCACCCAATCAAGCTGTCACAGCCGACCGCCAGCGTCTCATTAATGTAAAACGCTCGCAAGTGCCTCCGATTCGGGATGTTAAAGCGATCATAGCTAAGAAAACGCAGGCGCTTCTAAAAGATATTGCACACAAACGGCCCGAAGCAAAAACCGAAGACGCTATCCGCCATCAATCCGCAGACGAGACCTATCCTCTGAAAAAAAATTCAGTTGCGCTCGTTGTCACCTCTCCACCATTCATCGATACGGTAGACTATAAGACCGATAATTGGCTACGCTGCTGGTTCAATGGTATCGACCCTAACTCGATAGACTTCTGGCAATTCCGAAAACCAGAAGACTGGGTAGAAGCCATGCTCAGCACGCTCCGCGCCCTCCATCGCATCCTCAAACCTGGCGGAGTGGTCGCCTTCGAAGTCGGTGAAGTCCGCAAAGGTAAAATACTCCTGGAGCAACTGCTATTGCCCCACCTCCACACCACCGGACTGCACCCTCTGATGGTCATGGTTAATCAACAAGACTTTACCAAAACCGCCAACACTTGGGGCGTGCATAACAAAACCGCTGGAACGAATACAAACCGAATATTGGTGCTCTTTAAGCCCGAGTGA
- a CDS encoding NUDIX domain-containing protein, whose product MDAGIPVLESMVFCPACGSDRFKVFEDAGRCCETCGYTLFSNPSSAAAVFIQDETGQVLTFRRQRKPSLGKLALPGGFLDSMETLEEAAIREAREEVGLDVHTVRYLTSYPNQYVYRGILYYTINTYFVSNEFSGEIVAQEGEVGKWSWVDPIAVDSSEWAFPSLQHAVSALCSE is encoded by the coding sequence ATGGACGCAGGTATACCCGTATTAGAATCCATGGTATTTTGCCCAGCTTGTGGAAGTGATCGGTTCAAAGTATTTGAGGATGCCGGACGGTGCTGCGAAACCTGCGGCTACACCTTGTTTTCCAATCCCAGTTCAGCCGCTGCTGTATTCATACAAGATGAGACCGGTCAGGTGCTTACATTTCGCCGCCAGCGCAAACCATCGTTGGGCAAATTGGCGCTTCCCGGCGGATTTCTGGATTCGATGGAAACGCTGGAAGAGGCAGCGATCCGTGAGGCAAGAGAGGAAGTCGGTCTAGACGTGCATACCGTTCGCTATCTCACGTCTTACCCCAACCAATATGTTTACAGAGGTATTCTTTATTACACAATTAACACCTATTTCGTCTCGAATGAGTTCAGCGGCGAGATCGTTGCTCAAGAAGGTGAAGTAGGGAAGTGGTCCTGGGTCGACCCCATTGCTGTCGATTCTAGTGAATGGGCATTCCCTAGTTTGCAGCACGCAGTGTCTGCATTGTGCAGTGAATGA